A genomic window from Solanum dulcamara chromosome 11, daSolDulc1.2, whole genome shotgun sequence includes:
- the LOC129874177 gene encoding probable 2-oxoglutarate-dependent dioxygenase At3g50210 has translation MATDFKSIPFIDLSPLLEKWDHPNIAQDEGVAQVVRQLDQACRDAGFFYVKGHGIPVSLMDEIKSITREYFHQPYEEKIKIKLSAATGYRGYQRIGENITKGIPDIHEAIDCYREVKHGMYGDLGDVMQGTNMWPSNPPNFKQLMEEYIDRCTDLSRKIMRGIALALGGSVDEMEGEIGGDPFWVFRIIGYPAASISNGHDKADNDVGCGAHTDYGLLTLVNQDDNIVALQVRNKSGEWISAPPIPGTFVCNIGDMLKILSNGIYESTLHRVINNSPNYRVCVAYFYEPNFNASVEPLDVCLQKTGGTKNFEGAVYGNHLVSKVTTNFVM, from the exons ATGGCTACGGATTTCAAGTCTATCCCTTTTATAG ATTTAAGTCCTCTTTTGGAGAAGTGGGATCATCCAAATATTGCTCAAGATGAAGGTGTAGCTCAAGTTGTTAGGCAATTAGATCAGGCTTGTAGAGATGCTGGATTCTTTTATGTG AAGGGCCATGGTATTCCTGTTTCCCTTATGGACGAGATTAAAAGTATTACGCGCGAATATTTTCATCAACCCTATGAGGAGAAAATCAAGATCAAACTTTCTGCAGCAACTGGATACAG AGGATATCAAAGAATTGGAGAGAATATAACCAAAGGCATACCTGATATACATGAAGCTATTGAT TGCTATAGAGAAGTGAAACATGGGATGTATGGAGATCTTGGAGACGTTATGCAAGGAACCAACATGTG GCCGAGTAATCCTCCAAATTTTAAGCAGTTGATGGAGGAGTATATTGACCGCTGCACAG ATCTATCACGAAAGATAATGAGGGGAATTGCTCTGGCGTTGGGTGGATcagtggatgaaatggagggtgAAATTGGTGGTGATCCATTTTGGGTCTTTCGAATAATTGGCTACCCTGCTGCGTCCATTTCAAATGGACATGATAAGGCTGACAATGATGTTGGATG TGGCGCCCACACAGACTATG GGCTATTGACATTAGTCAACCAGGACGACAATATAGTTGCCCTTCAG GTGAGAAATAAATCCGGTGAGTGGATATCAGCACCACCTATCCCCGGCACATTTGTGTGCAATATAGGAGATATGTTGAAG ATCTTATCAAACGGAATTTATGAATCAACGTTGCACCGGGTCATCAATAACTCTCCCAACTATCGTGTTTGCGTGGCCTACTTTTATGAG CCCAACTTCAATGCTTCAGTAGAGCCACTTGATGTGTGTTTACAGAAGACTGGTGGCACCAAGAATTTTGAAGGAGCTGTTTACGGGAATCACTTGGTCAGCAAAGTCACCACCAATTTTGTTATGTAA
- the LOC129874822 gene encoding probable WRKY transcription factor 7 translates to MAVELMMDYRNTRNSNTNCINFVSKLEEKSAVQEAASGLESVEKLIRLLSQTQSQQIHQQTKSPMEIEIVADAAVTKFKKVISLLDRKKTGHARFRRAPLSSTTTAPSPSNSSKDFVDTKVYSPTPIQQVPLVSYDHFNPPVPKTISFSYSPEMSRTNSFNISSLTGETERKQHSSSNSAFHITNLSSQVSNSTGKPPLSSSSLKRKCSLSENAVSGKCSGSSGRCHCSKRRKLRLKRVVRVPAISMKLADIPPDDYSWRKYGQKPIKGSPHPRGYYKCSSVRGCPARKHVERALDDPTMLIVTYEGEHNHSLSVAETSSLILESS, encoded by the exons ATGGCTGTGGAACTAATGATGGATTACAGAAACACTAGGAATAGCAATACTAATTGTATTAACTTCGTGAGcaaattagaagaaaaatcaGCTGTGCAAGAAGCTGCTTCTGGTCTTGAGAGTGTTGAGAAACTCATCAGATTATTATCACAGACTCAATCTCAACAAATTCATCAGCAAACTAAGTCTCCAATGGAGATTGAAATAGTGGCTGATGCAGCAGTTACAAAGTTCAAGAAGGTAATTTCACTTTTAGATCGAAAAAAAACTGGTCATGCCAGATTCAGAAGAGCTCCTTTGTCTAGTACTACTACTGCTCCTTCTCCTTCGAATTCTAGCAAAGATTTTGTTGATACTAAAGTGTATTCTCCAACTCCGATCCAACAAGTTCCTTTAGTTTCCTATGACCATTTTAACCCTCCGGTTCCGAAGACGATTAGTTTCTCATATTCTCCGGAGATGTCTCGTACAAATTCGTTCAATATCTCGTCGTTAACAGGGGAAACAGAGAGAAAGCAACATTCTTCATCTAATTCAGCTTTCCACATTACCAATCTTTCTTCTCAAGTCTCTAATTCTACTGGAAAGCCTCCCTTGTCTTCTTCTTCACTGAAACGAAAGTGCAGTTTATCGGAAAATGCCGTATCTGGAAAGTGCAGTGGATCCTCCGGCCGATGCCATTGTTCCAAAAGAAG gaaGTTAAGGCTGAAGAGGGTAGTTCGAGTACCGGCAATAAGCATGAAACTTGCAGATATTCCACCAGATGATTACTCATGGAGAAAATATGGACAGAAGCCAATCAAAGGATCTCCACATCCAAG GGGATATTACAAGTGTAGCAGTGTAAGAGGGTGTCCAGCACGTAAACATGTTGAGAGAGCATTGGATGATCCAACTATGCTGATAGTTACATACGAAGGAGAACATAATCATTCCCTTTCAGTTGCAGAAACAAGTAGCCTCATTTTAGAGTCTTCTTAA
- the LOC129873993 gene encoding uncharacterized protein LOC129873993, with translation MATKTINLNNEAIEDDCLCSETTTDCSVPLEQKDLEETQSLALNRPNGYLKGESRIERAWSHWKKLGEPKLIVAPMVDNSELPFRLLCRKYGAEAAYTPMLHSRLFNEDEKYRAMEFSTCKEDRPLFVQFCANNPDTLLEAARKVEPYCDFVDINFGCPQRIAKRGNYGAFLMDNLSLVKSLVEKLANNLNVPVSCKIRIFPNLQDTLSYAKMLEDAGCSLLAVHGRTRDEKDGKKFRANWEAIKAVRNVVRIPVLANGNIRHIDDVHSCLEETGADGVLSADPLLENPALFAGYRTAEWGLGSAGMKEDDKLDQAELLIEYLRFCERYPVPWRIIRSHVHKLLGEWFRIQPSVREDFNKQYKLTFEFLYDLVNRLRELEVRIPLYVKDTQAAITSN, from the exons ATGGCAACCAAAACCATAAACCTCAACAACGAAGCCATTGAAGACGACTGTCTCTGCTCGGAGACCACTACAGATTGCTCTGTTCCTTTGGAACAGAAGGATCTAGAGGAAACACAGTCGTTGGCTCTGAATCGTCCAAATGGGTACTTGAAAGGAGAGTCGCGGATAGAGAGAGCATGGTCTCATTGGAAGAAGCTAGGCGAGCCCAAACTTATAGTGGCACCAATGGTTGATAACTCGGAGCTTCCTTTCCGTCTTCTGTGTCGAAAATATGGTGCAGAAGCTGCTTATACTCCTATGCTTCACTCGCGTTTATTCAATGAAGATGAGAAGTATCGGGCTATGGAATTTTCCACTTGCAAG GAGGACCGTCCACTTTTTGTCCAATTCTGCGCAAACAATCCAGACACTTTGCTGGAAGCAGCTCGAAAAGTTGAACCCTATTGTGACTTTGTGGACATCAACTTTGG GTGTCCTCAGCGGATTGCAAAACGCGGGAATTATGGTGCTTTCCTCATGGATAATCTCTCTTTGGTCAAGTCTCTGGTAGAGAAGTTGGCGAACAATCTTAATGTTCCGGTATCATGCAAAATCCGAATTTTCCCTAATTTGCAAGATACACTTAGTTATGCAAAGATGTTGGAGGATGCAGGTTGTTCTCTTTTAGCAGTGCATGGACGAACGAGGGATGAAAAAGATGGGAAGAAATTCAGAGCCAATTGGGAGGCCATCAAGGCTGTTAGAAATGTTGTCAGAATTCCTGTCCTGGCAAATGGTAATATAAGGCACATTGATGATGTACACAGTTGCCTGGAAGAAACTGGTGCTGATGGGGTACTTTCAGCAGATCCTCTTCTTGAGAATCCAGCCCTCTTTGCTGGATATCGAACTGCTGAATGGGGATTGGGCAGTGCAGGAATGAAGGAAGATGATAAGCTAGATCAGGCTGAGTTACTGATAGAATATTTGAGGTTTTGTGAGAGATATCCAGTTCCTTGGAGAATCATCCGTTCTCATGTGCACAAGTTGTTGGGAGAGTGGTTTAGGATCCAGCCAAGTGTGCGAGAGGATTTTAACAAACAATACAAACTCACATTTGAATTTCTTTATGATTTAGTGAATCGCTTGAGGGAACTTGAGGTGAGAATACCGCTTTATGTGAAGGATACTCAGGCGGCAATAACTTCAAATTGA